From Vicugna pacos chromosome 6, VicPac4, whole genome shotgun sequence, a single genomic window includes:
- the GPR176 gene encoding G-protein coupled receptor 176 isoform X2: MVLWSTCRTTVFKSVTNRFIKNLACSGICASLVCVPFDIILSTSPHCCWWIYTMLFCKVVKFLHKVFCSVTILSFPAIALDRYYSVLYPLERKISDAKSRELVIYIWGHAVVASIPVFAVTNVADIYAMSTCTEVWSNSLGHLVYVLVYNITTVIVPVVVVFLFLILIRRALSASQKKKVIIAALRTPQNTISIPYASPREAELHATLLSMVMVFILCSVPYATLVVYQTVLNVPDTSVFLLLTAIWLPKVSLLANPVLFLTVNRSVRKCLVGTLVQLHHRYSRRNVVSTGSEVADASLEPSMRSGSQLLEMFHIGQQQIFKPTEDEEESETKYAGSADLQAKELLTPCLEAEQGPEFASPAPPPGTVDSVSQVAPAVSVEPETFPAKYSLQFGFGPFELPPQWLSETRNSKKRLLPPLGNTPEELIQTKMPKVGRVERKMSRNNKVSIFPKVDS, encoded by the exons ATGGTGTTATGGTCAACTTGCCGCACAACCGTGTTCAAATCTGTCACCAACAGGTTCATTAAAAACCTGGCCTGCTCGGGGATTTGTGCCAGCCTGGTCTGTGTGCCATTTGACATCATCCTCAGCACCAGTCCTCACTGCTGTTGGTGGATCTACACCATGCTCTTCTGCAAGGTCGTCAAGTTTTTGCACAAAGTTTTCTGCTCTGTGACTATCCTCAGCTTCCCTGCCATTGCCTTGGACAG GTATTACTCCGTCCTCTATCCGCTGGAGAGAAAAATATCTGATGCCAAGTCCCGAGAACTAGTGATCTACATCTGGGGCCATGCAGTGGTGGCCAGCATCCCTGTGTTCGCGGTGACCAATGTGGCCGACATCTATGCCATGTCCACCTGCACCGAAGTCTGGAGCAACTCCTTGGGCCACCTGGTCTACGTTCTGGTCTATAACATCACCACGGTCATTGTGCCCGTGGTGGTGGTGTTCCTCTTCTTGATACTGATCCGACGGGCCCTAAGTGCCAGCCAGAAAAAGAAGGTCATCATAGCAGCCCTCCGGACCCCACAGAACACCATCTCCATCCCCTACGCCTCCCCGAGGGAGGCTGAGCTGCACGCCACCCTGCTGTCCATGGTGATGGTCTTCATCTTATGTAGCGTGCCCTACGCCACCCTGGTTGTCTACCAGACTGTGCTCAATGTCCCAGATACTTCCGTCTTCTTGTTGCTCACAGCCATTTGGCTGCCCAAAGTCTCTCTGCTGGCGAACCCTGTGCTCTTTCTTACTGTGAACAGATCCGTCCGCAAGTGCTTGGTGGGGACCTTGGTACAACTGCACCATCGGTACAGTCGCCGAAATGTGGTCAGCACAGGGAGCGAGGTGGCTGATgccagcctggagcccagcatGCGTTCAGGCAGCCAGCTCCTGGAGATGTTCCACATCGGGCAGCAGCAGATATTTAAGCCCAcggaggatgaggaagagagcGAAACCAAGTACGCTGGCTCAGCTGACCTCCAGGCTAAGGAGCTACTCACCCCCTGCCTGGAGGCAGAGCAGGGGCCAGAGTTTGcatcccccgccccacccccaggtaCAGTGGACTCTGTATCCCAGGTGGCACCAGCAGTCTCCGTGGAACCCGAGACATTCCCTGCCAAGTATTCCCTGCAGTTTGGCTTTGGGCCTTTTGAGCTGCCTCCCCAGTGGCTCTCAGAGACCCGAAACAGCAAGAAGAGGCTGCTTCCCCCCTTGGGCAACACCCCAGAAGAGCTAATCCAGACAAAGATGCCCAAGGTAGGCAGGGTGGAGCGGAAGATGAGCAGAAACAATAAAGTGAGCATTTTCCCCAAGGTGGACTCCTAG